Proteins found in one Acidobacteriota bacterium genomic segment:
- a CDS encoding MEDS domain-containing protein — MSDRNLSYVSLQKGLAEALAHLKPSDHLCLIHANREEWKNAVIPFLRDGLGKGEKCLYIVADRTVEEIIQNLESEGLDPRLDISRGALSILDHSKTYTRRAAFDPDIMIADLVEETQNALSRGFSALRITGEMSWALQGHPGSDRIMEYEAKLNRDFFPQRACLALCQYDRLKCPPEIIKSAILTHPYIIHENRISRNFYYIPPEEFLDKKQPDLVVRQWLENIKRENLHEVRYQVFLESTSDPVFLKDERFRYIMANRAFLNFLGKREEEVLGRKDSDLLPPNIAASFRSTDEKVLQHDGLIGHEEVIDGRIYESRRFPVPMSRGHAGIGGILRDVTDRKNAEATVRKSERKYRDFFRTSRDCIFITSPEGRWVDFNDAAMELLGYNERAELAAVPIQDTYADPGERKHLLELLQGRDFLRDHPLDLKRRDGTVIHVLITVAVLRDVEGRIESLQGTLRDVTEQKRAEAKLKTALREKEILLREIHHRIKNNMQIISSLLSLQARTVPSPELKEILAVFQGRLKSMALIHEKLYQSKDFSAVDFRSYIEVLTAHLFSLSGSERQGIRAELDVEDVRLDINRAIPCGLIINELVSNALAHAFPEGRSGAVRIAMKAEEGDRFELTIADNGCGLSAGVNVADPATLGLQIVRDLVQQIDGTLSHTASDAGTLFTIHF; from the coding sequence ATGAGCGATCGGAATCTTTCCTATGTTTCCCTTCAGAAGGGGTTGGCGGAAGCGCTGGCTCATCTCAAGCCGTCCGACCATTTGTGTCTAATCCACGCAAACCGGGAAGAATGGAAAAACGCCGTCATTCCGTTTCTCCGCGACGGTCTCGGAAAAGGGGAAAAGTGCCTTTATATCGTCGCGGATCGGACGGTGGAGGAGATCATCCAAAATCTCGAGTCCGAGGGCCTCGATCCGAGGCTGGACATATCCAGGGGAGCCCTGAGCATCCTTGACCACAGCAAGACCTACACCCGCCGGGCGGCCTTCGACCCCGATATCATGATCGCCGATCTTGTCGAGGAAACTCAGAACGCCTTATCCCGGGGCTTCTCCGCCCTGAGAATCACGGGCGAGATGAGCTGGGCGCTCCAGGGACACCCGGGATCGGACCGGATCATGGAATATGAAGCGAAACTCAACCGGGATTTTTTCCCTCAGCGTGCCTGCCTGGCCCTCTGCCAATATGACAGATTGAAATGTCCTCCGGAGATCATCAAATCCGCCATTCTGACCCATCCCTACATCATCCATGAAAACCGCATCTCCAGGAATTTCTATTACATTCCCCCGGAGGAATTCCTCGACAAAAAACAGCCGGATCTTGTCGTGCGGCAATGGCTGGAAAACATCAAGCGCGAAAACCTGCATGAGGTCCGATATCAGGTCTTCCTGGAATCGACGTCCGATCCGGTCTTTTTGAAGGATGAGCGGTTTCGCTATATCATGGCCAACCGGGCCTTTCTGAATTTTCTCGGAAAACGGGAGGAGGAGGTGTTGGGCCGAAAGGATTCCGACCTCCTGCCTCCGAACATCGCCGCATCGTTCCGGTCGACGGACGAAAAGGTGCTGCAACATGACGGTCTTATCGGCCATGAGGAAGTCATCGACGGACGCATTTATGAATCGCGCCGGTTTCCCGTGCCCATGAGCAGAGGTCATGCGGGTATCGGCGGGATCCTGCGCGACGTCACGGACCGGAAGAACGCCGAGGCCACCGTTCGAAAGAGCGAGCGCAAGTACCGGGATTTTTTCAGAACCTCCCGGGATTGCATTTTCATCACCTCCCCCGAGGGGCGTTGGGTCGATTTCAACGATGCGGCCATGGAGCTTTTAGGTTACAATGAACGCGCCGAACTGGCCGCCGTGCCCATTCAGGATACCTACGCCGATCCTGGAGAAAGAAAACATCTCTTGGAGCTGCTGCAGGGGCGGGATTTTTTAAGAGATCATCCCCTCGATCTCAAGCGCCGGGATGGGACCGTCATTCATGTCCTGATCACCGTCGCGGTTCTCCGCGATGTCGAAGGCCGCATCGAATCCCTTCAAGGCACACTCCGGGACGTCACGGAACAGAAACGGGCCGAGGCGAAATTGAAAACGGCATTGAGGGAAAAGGAGATTCTTCTCCGGGAAATCCACCACCGCATCAAGAACAACATGCAGATCATTTCGAGCCTGCTCAGCCTGCAGGCTCGTACGGTTCCCAGTCCCGAGCTGAAAGAGATTCTGGCCGTCTTCCAGGGCCGTCTCAAATCCATGGCCCTCATCCACGAAAAGCTCTACCAATCGAAGGATTTCTCCGCCGTCGATTTCCGGAGTTATATCGAAGTCCTGACGGCCCACCTTTTTTCGCTGTCCGGTTCGGAGAGGCAGGGCATCCGGGCGGAACTCGACGTCGAGGACGTCCGGCTCGACATCAACCGGGCCATTCCCTGCGGCCTGATCATCAATGAGCTCGTGTCCAACGCCCTGGCCCACGCCTTTCCCGAGGGCCGGTCCGGGGCGGTGCGCATCGCCATGAAAGCGGAGGAGGGCGACCGGTTTGAATTGACGATCGCCGACAACGGATGCGGCCTTTCGGCAGGTGTGAATGTCGCTGATCCGGCCACGCTCGGCCTTCAGATCGTCCGGGATCTCGTGCAGCAGATCGACGGCACACTCTCGCACACCGCGTCGGATGCGGGGACCTTATTCACCATCCATTTCTAG
- a CDS encoding M14 family metallopeptidase: MNNRFRTRNRAGISAAVLAVFFLASSAVPAAVPAAKNETAGYMNHETLSASLRGLVSGHKNLARLQSIGKTREGRDIWLLEIANAAGVPPGQRPALFVGANFEADQIVGSALALHLARHLLENYARDPEVKRCLDEQTVYIAPRMNPDGAEDMFASVKTGRRTNLSPRDLDNDGRTDEDGPEDLNKDGVITVMRVESPDGRYIADPEEPRLLRRAEAGKGEKGVYKVFWEGRDMDGDGFIAEDPPGGTDINRNFTHAYPYYQPDAGPHMISEAESQALMDWIVARRNVAAILTFGASDNLVVPPDRTGRLGPERGIDLLRFAEESVTDAAKTGMFQTGSPFGRFGRMAGGGFFDPSMLALFQRSAQPEQTGRPRMPARNPAVTVNAADIEYFRAIGETYVELTGIRRLPPVREAKGAFFQYGYFQFGVPSFSTPGWGIPAPAPQRAATPQAAGRTPTPAAERPAMAAAGGGAQFMRQMMAGRGAETAAAPAAASGIDREMLKWMDAEGIDGFVSWTKFKHPELGEVEIGGFKPHALSNPPASALPGLGEAHAKFALHLLSHFPRVRFASTDVTAHGGGFFHIKAEIENSGFLPTALAQGVASRGSRPIMVQIQVPPDDVIAGNPKTNFLSALDGSGRRAKFEWLIRGKPGDKVEIRVVSQKGGADTASVVLR; this comes from the coding sequence GTGAACAATCGATTCCGAACAAGGAACCGGGCCGGGATTTCGGCGGCCGTTCTGGCGGTCTTTTTCCTGGCTTCGTCGGCTGTCCCGGCTGCCGTCCCGGCGGCCAAGAATGAGACGGCCGGATATATGAATCATGAGACCCTCTCCGCTTCTCTCCGCGGTCTCGTATCCGGCCACAAGAACCTCGCCCGCCTCCAATCGATCGGAAAGACCCGGGAAGGCCGCGACATCTGGCTTCTGGAAATCGCCAACGCCGCCGGAGTTCCTCCCGGACAACGCCCGGCGCTTTTCGTCGGGGCCAACTTCGAAGCCGACCAGATCGTCGGCAGCGCCCTGGCCCTTCACTTGGCCCGCCATCTCCTTGAAAACTATGCCAGGGACCCCGAAGTCAAGCGATGTCTTGATGAACAGACCGTCTATATCGCGCCCCGAATGAATCCGGACGGCGCCGAGGACATGTTTGCGTCCGTCAAGACGGGCCGGCGAACCAACCTTTCTCCCCGGGATCTCGACAACGACGGGCGAACGGACGAAGACGGTCCCGAAGATCTGAACAAGGACGGCGTCATCACCGTCATGCGCGTCGAGTCGCCCGACGGCCGTTATATCGCCGACCCCGAAGAGCCGCGGCTCCTGCGCCGGGCCGAGGCCGGGAAAGGCGAAAAGGGCGTTTACAAGGTGTTTTGGGAAGGCCGCGACATGGACGGCGACGGTTTCATCGCCGAGGATCCTCCGGGCGGTACGGACATCAATCGCAATTTCACCCATGCCTATCCTTACTATCAGCCCGATGCCGGTCCCCACATGATCAGCGAGGCCGAATCCCAGGCCCTTATGGATTGGATCGTCGCGCGCCGGAACGTCGCCGCGATCCTGACATTCGGCGCAAGCGACAACCTCGTCGTTCCTCCCGACCGCACCGGCCGTCTCGGGCCCGAGCGCGGAATCGACCTTCTGCGGTTCGCCGAAGAATCGGTCACCGATGCCGCGAAGACCGGCATGTTCCAGACCGGATCCCCGTTCGGGCGATTCGGACGCATGGCCGGCGGCGGGTTCTTCGATCCCTCCATGCTGGCGCTGTTCCAGAGGTCCGCACAGCCTGAACAGACGGGACGCCCGCGCATGCCCGCCCGAAATCCGGCCGTCACGGTCAACGCCGCCGACATCGAATATTTCCGCGCGATCGGCGAGACCTATGTCGAACTCACCGGCATTCGCCGTCTTCCCCCCGTCCGGGAAGCCAAGGGCGCCTTTTTCCAATACGGCTACTTCCAGTTCGGCGTCCCGTCCTTTTCGACCCCGGGCTGGGGGATCCCCGCACCGGCCCCTCAGCGCGCGGCCACACCGCAGGCCGCAGGCCGGACGCCCACTCCGGCCGCAGAAAGGCCGGCCATGGCCGCGGCGGGAGGCGGCGCCCAGTTCATGCGCCAGATGATGGCCGGACGCGGCGCCGAAACCGCCGCCGCGCCCGCCGCCGCATCCGGAATCGACCGGGAGATGCTCAAATGGATGGATGCCGAGGGCATCGACGGATTCGTTTCCTGGACGAAATTCAAACATCCGGAACTCGGCGAAGTCGAGATCGGGGGGTTCAAGCCCCATGCCTTATCCAATCCTCCGGCCTCCGCTCTTCCCGGTCTTGGAGAAGCGCACGCCAAGTTCGCGCTTCACCTTCTTTCGCATTTCCCCAGGGTCCGTTTCGCCTCGACCGATGTGACGGCCCACGGCGGCGGATTCTTCCATATCAAGGCGGAGATCGAAAATAGCGGATTTCTGCCGACGGCCCTGGCCCAGGGTGTCGCATCCCGGGGGTCGCGGCCGATCATGGTGCAGATCCAGGTTCCGCCCGACGACGTCATCGCCGGAAACCCCAAGACGAACTTCCTATCGGCTCTCGACGGCTCCGGCCGCCGGGCGAAATTCGAATGGCTCATCCGCGGCAAGCCCGGAGACAAGGTGGAGATCCGGGTCGTGTCGCAGAAAGGTGGAGCCGACACGGCCTCGGTCGTGTTGAGATGA
- a CDS encoding M28 family peptidase: MSHKIRIPVFAAAFLVLIAAAAAQYTPWLYWTFLPQAQMDEIVGETSGEAAWKTIAEINAFNRERLDEEYDGYFFETQVILRKLKSYGLSDVEVAVFPGGPSWRPLRGDLWEVSPGRRKIASIHDELSQLAAWSSNTDAKAELVWVGRGTKAEIEAAGVEGKIVVTEGSLPGVHTEACLRQGAVGVIAISMTRATFDPVHQIPWSGIRSWRDTSTETPKFGFYLNFREGSILKARLLAGEKIVAHAQVEAETKTVDLENVVCRIPGTDPEAGEIIFSAHLFEGYQKQGANDNISGSAAILECARVLHTLIEEGRIPRPRRSIRFIWGPEFSGIGRWVQANRDLMEKTLCNINMDMVGEWLSKNNSFFCLMRTTYGNPHYINDVMENVYRYVGEGNRERIQNRSTPDRVPRRIVAPFGADEPFHYSIETHYGASDHMVFNDWAVRVPGIMMIAWPDQWYHMSGDLADKSDPTQLRRVAVIGAAGAYIVASADDAMAARIAGETASNAARRLGHQLMAAMETLNSSDAADLAAADKAARSRIRAAVMNEKETLDSILELAQDKKSVGAVIDRMKKTVDALGQAHVDALQVHMETLARNRGVAPVRPVMTDLEKKAANIVPRPTPKVAAEGYAEYRKYINQVPKEIRDKYPIMGRGDLWLANTFELQLLINGRRSVLDIKHMLDAQFERQSTLPAIFNYLEILKAAGLIE, from the coding sequence ATGTCCCATAAAATTCGCATCCCGGTTTTTGCGGCGGCTTTTTTGGTTTTGATTGCGGCGGCGGCCGCCCAGTATACGCCGTGGCTGTACTGGACCTTCCTTCCCCAGGCCCAAATGGACGAAATCGTCGGCGAAACGTCGGGGGAGGCGGCCTGGAAAACCATCGCCGAGATCAACGCCTTCAACCGTGAACGCCTGGATGAGGAATATGACGGATACTTTTTCGAAACCCAGGTCATCCTCCGCAAGCTCAAAAGCTATGGTTTGTCCGATGTCGAAGTCGCGGTGTTCCCCGGCGGGCCCTCCTGGCGGCCGCTGAGAGGCGATCTTTGGGAAGTCTCTCCGGGCCGGCGGAAAATCGCCTCGATTCATGACGAGCTCTCCCAACTGGCCGCCTGGAGTTCGAACACCGATGCGAAGGCCGAGCTGGTCTGGGTCGGCCGCGGAACGAAAGCCGAGATCGAGGCGGCCGGCGTCGAAGGAAAAATCGTCGTCACGGAGGGCAGCCTGCCCGGAGTCCATACCGAAGCCTGCCTTCGCCAGGGCGCCGTGGGCGTCATCGCGATCAGCATGACCCGAGCGACCTTCGACCCGGTTCATCAGATCCCGTGGAGCGGGATCCGCAGTTGGCGGGACACGTCGACCGAAACGCCCAAATTCGGTTTCTATCTCAATTTCCGCGAAGGATCCATTCTCAAGGCCCGCCTTCTGGCCGGAGAAAAAATCGTGGCCCATGCCCAAGTCGAGGCGGAAACGAAAACCGTCGACCTGGAAAACGTCGTCTGCCGAATCCCCGGCACGGATCCTGAAGCCGGAGAAATCATTTTTTCGGCGCACCTGTTCGAGGGATATCAAAAGCAGGGGGCGAACGACAACATCTCGGGAAGCGCCGCCATTCTCGAGTGCGCCCGGGTCCTCCACACCCTGATCGAAGAGGGGCGGATCCCCCGGCCGCGACGGAGCATCCGCTTCATCTGGGGTCCGGAATTCTCGGGGATCGGCCGCTGGGTCCAGGCCAACAGGGATCTCATGGAAAAGACCCTCTGCAACATCAACATGGACATGGTCGGCGAGTGGCTGTCGAAGAACAATTCGTTCTTCTGCCTGATGCGCACGACTTACGGCAATCCCCACTATATCAACGACGTCATGGAAAACGTCTATCGCTACGTCGGGGAAGGCAATCGCGAACGCATTCAGAACCGCAGCACCCCCGATCGCGTCCCGCGGCGCATCGTCGCGCCCTTCGGCGCCGACGAACCATTCCACTATTCCATCGAGACCCATTACGGCGCCTCCGACCACATGGTCTTCAACGACTGGGCCGTCCGGGTTCCGGGAATCATGATGATCGCCTGGCCCGATCAGTGGTATCACATGTCGGGGGATCTGGCCGACAAGTCCGATCCGACCCAGCTTCGGCGCGTTGCCGTGATCGGCGCCGCCGGCGCTTATATCGTGGCTTCGGCCGATGATGCCATGGCCGCCCGCATCGCGGGCGAAACGGCGAGCAACGCCGCCCGGCGCCTGGGACATCAGCTCATGGCGGCCATGGAGACGTTGAATTCTTCCGATGCGGCCGACCTGGCCGCGGCCGACAAGGCCGCCCGATCCCGGATCCGGGCCGCCGTCATGAACGAGAAAGAAACGCTGGACTCCATTCTCGAACTGGCCCAGGACAAAAAATCCGTGGGTGCCGTGATCGACCGGATGAAAAAGACTGTGGATGCCCTGGGGCAGGCTCATGTCGATGCCCTTCAGGTTCATATGGAAACCCTGGCCCGAAACCGCGGTGTCGCTCCCGTGCGGCCCGTCATGACCGATCTCGAAAAAAAGGCGGCGAACATCGTGCCCCGCCCGACACCCAAAGTGGCGGCCGAGGGCTATGCCGAATATCGCAAATACATCAACCAGGTCCCCAAGGAAATACGGGACAAATATCCGATCATGGGCCGCGGCGATCTGTGGTTGGCCAACACGTTCGAGCTTCAGCTTCTGATCAACGGACGTCGCAGTGTCCTGGATATCAAGCACATGCTCGACGCCCAGTTTGAGCGTCAGTCCACCCTGCCGGCGATTTTCAATTACCTGGAGATCCTCAAGGCCGCCGGCCTTATTGAATAG
- a CDS encoding M14 family metallopeptidase produces the protein MRTAMKTASFKTIVILGLAALFSLSIGPAAVSAPGQKASDPPFKLKIDFNRWRDVDELYSDMRRLQAAWPKFLTVKSIGKSYQGRDILLMVVNNPDTGPEMSKAAMYIDANIHGNEIQGAEVCLYTIWYMMENYGRIPDLTRIVDERVFYIIPTVNPDGRQYFMAEANRSARTGHVPVDDDGDGLFDEDGPNDLNGNGFIEQMRKHVPGRGTHRISPTNPNMIEPVPPGETGDYIHLGWEGLDDDGDGFVDEDGPGSYDANRNWASDWQPDYIQRGAMDYPFQLPETRAVNDFLMTHPNIAGLQAYHNSGGMILRGPGAEGAGEYPFSDVQAYDELARTGERMLPFYRYLVIWSGLYTVHGGFIDWTNDGLGILSFSNELWSSEQYFTSQALKDQQKDPQSPIAPAVARDFFDRHLEFGDQYLDWKPFDHPQFGRIEIGGAWKKYHGRIPPRFMSEEMCHRNAAFTIYQADEMPLIRIGETSVEKSGGGVFRVFVEVSNPKVTPTILEKAARNNVVRPDLMRLEGKNLEVVAAGFIDNLALYQVRPSTVDLIDQKDLKRIVVRNGHPGRTTRTVMYVVKGSGSATFTYDSVKGGAASTTIALK, from the coding sequence ATGAGAACCGCAATGAAAACCGCCTCTTTCAAAACGATCGTCATCCTGGGGCTGGCCGCCTTGTTCAGCCTTTCCATCGGTCCGGCCGCCGTTTCCGCGCCGGGGCAGAAAGCGTCCGATCCGCCCTTCAAGTTGAAAATCGATTTCAATCGGTGGCGAGACGTCGATGAGCTCTACTCCGACATGAGGCGCCTCCAGGCCGCCTGGCCCAAGTTCCTGACGGTCAAATCGATCGGCAAGAGTTACCAGGGCCGCGACATTCTCCTCATGGTCGTCAACAATCCCGACACGGGCCCCGAGATGAGCAAGGCGGCCATGTACATCGACGCCAACATCCACGGCAACGAGATCCAGGGCGCCGAGGTCTGCCTGTATACCATCTGGTACATGATGGAAAACTACGGCCGGATCCCCGACCTCACCCGGATCGTCGACGAACGGGTCTTCTACATCATCCCGACCGTCAATCCCGACGGCCGGCAATATTTCATGGCGGAGGCCAACCGGTCGGCCCGTACCGGCCACGTCCCGGTCGATGACGACGGCGACGGACTCTTCGACGAGGACGGCCCGAACGATCTCAACGGCAACGGCTTCATCGAACAGATGCGGAAGCATGTTCCCGGCCGGGGCACGCACCGGATTTCGCCCACCAACCCGAATATGATCGAACCGGTCCCGCCGGGCGAGACGGGCGACTACATCCATCTCGGCTGGGAAGGCCTCGACGACGACGGCGACGGATTCGTCGACGAGGACGGTCCCGGAAGCTATGACGCCAACCGGAACTGGGCGAGCGACTGGCAGCCCGACTACATCCAGCGCGGTGCCATGGACTATCCCTTCCAGCTTCCCGAAACCCGCGCGGTCAACGACTTCCTGATGACCCACCCCAACATTGCCGGGCTGCAGGCCTATCACAACTCGGGCGGAATGATCCTCCGCGGCCCGGGAGCGGAAGGCGCCGGAGAATATCCCTTCAGCGACGTCCAGGCCTACGATGAACTCGCCAGGACCGGCGAGCGCATGCTGCCCTTTTACCGGTATCTCGTCATCTGGTCCGGGCTCTACACGGTCCACGGCGGATTCATCGACTGGACGAACGACGGCCTGGGGATCCTGTCTTTTTCGAACGAGCTCTGGAGCAGCGAACAGTATTTCACGAGCCAGGCTCTCAAGGACCAGCAGAAGGATCCGCAATCGCCCATCGCCCCGGCCGTGGCCCGCGACTTCTTCGACCGCCACCTGGAGTTCGGCGACCAGTATCTCGACTGGAAGCCTTTCGACCACCCGCAGTTCGGCCGGATCGAGATCGGCGGAGCCTGGAAAAAATATCACGGCCGGATTCCGCCGCGTTTCATGAGCGAAGAGATGTGCCACAGAAACGCCGCGTTCACGATCTACCAGGCCGACGAGATGCCGCTCATCCGGATCGGCGAGACTTCGGTCGAGAAATCCGGCGGCGGCGTCTTCCGCGTCTTCGTCGAGGTTTCGAATCCGAAGGTCACGCCGACCATCCTGGAGAAAGCGGCCCGCAACAACGTCGTCCGCCCCGATCTGATGCGTCTCGAAGGGAAAAACCTGGAAGTCGTTGCGGCCGGCTTCATCGACAACCTGGCGCTCTATCAGGTCCGGCCCTCGACGGTCGATCTCATCGACCAGAAGGACCTCAAGCGCATTGTCGTCCGCAACGGGCATCCGGGCCGGACGACGCGGACTGTCATGTACGTCGTCAAGGGGTCGGGCAGCGCAACCTTTACTTACGACAGCGTCAAGGGGGGAGCGGCCTCAACCACGATCGCCCTGAAATGA